A portion of the Colius striatus isolate bColStr4 chromosome 1, bColStr4.1.hap1, whole genome shotgun sequence genome contains these proteins:
- the IFFO1 gene encoding non-homologous end joining factor IFFO1 isoform X4 has protein sequence MNPLFGPNLFLLPQEQQGLPGPELPPPAPRPAEPLGAGPELAAPPPAAPFPAPPAAMALRNDLGSNISVLKTLNLRFRCFLAKVHELERRNRQLEKQLQQALEEGGGAGGGRGRGPPRRDQAVQTGFVGPIRSLGLGLGLGLGPGLGPARALGSPGCRPGAPGQAPPSFPTASRFMPGTIWSFSQARRLGLGPETTLVQGPGVSWVHPDGVGVQIDTITPEIRALYNVLAKVKRERDEYKRRWEEEYTVRVQLQDRVTELQEEAQEAEACQEELAMKVEQLKAELVVFKGLMSNNITELDTKIQEKAMKVDMDICRRIDITAKLCDVAQQRNCEDMIKMFQVPASVGRKRERKQVSDEDTSLSESDASRKPEEEEEDETTAMSINEEMQRMLNQLREYDFEDDCDSLTWEETEETLLLWEDFSGYAIAAAEAQGEQDDSLEKVIKDTESLFKSREKEYQETIDQIELELATAKNDMNRHLHEYMEMCSMKRGLDVQMETCRRLITQSGDRKSPAFTPASNSESAPNEESEESDRDPPSDASIR, from the exons atGAACCCGCTCTTCGGCCCCAACCTCTTCCTCCTGCCGCAGGAGCAGCAGGGGCTGCCGGGCCCCGAGctgccgccgccggccccgcgtCCCGCCGAGCCCCTGGGCGCGGGGCCCGAGctggccgccccgccgcccgccgctcccttccccgcgccgcccgccgccatGGCCCTCCGCAACGACTTGGGCTCCAACATCAGCGTCCTGAAGACGCTCAACCTGCGGTTCCGCTGCTTCCTGGCCAAGGTCCATGAGCTGGAGCGGCGCAACCGgcagctggagaagcagctgcagcaggcactggaggagggcggcggcgcgggagggggccggggccgcgggcCCCCGCGCCGCGACCAGGCGGTGCAGACCGGCTTCGTGGGCCCCATCCgatccctggggctggggttggggctggggctggggccggggctggggccggcccGGGCGCTGGGATCCCCCGGCTGCCGCCCCGGCGCCCCCGGCCAGGcgcctccctccttccccaccgCCTCCCGCTTCATGCCCGGCACCATCTGGTCCTTCTCGCAAGCCCGGCGGCTGGGCCTGGGGCCGGAGACTACCCTGGTGCAGGGGCCGGGGGTCTCCTGGGTCCACCCCGACGGGGTGGGCGTGCAGATCGACACCATCACCCCGGAGATCCGGGCCCTCTACAACGTGCTGGCCAAGGTGAAGAGGGAGCGCGACGAGTACAAGCGCAG ATGGGAAGAGGAGTACACAGTGCGTGTCCAGCTTCAGGACCGGGTGACTGAACTGCAGGAG GAAGCCCAGGAGGCTGAAGCCTGTCAGGAGGAGCTGGCCATGAAGGTGGAACAGCTGAAGGCAGAGCTTGTTGTCTTCAAAGGACTGATGAGCAAT AACATCACGGAGCTGGACACCAAGATCCAGGAGAAGGCCATGAAAGTGGACATGGACATCTGCCGACGCATCGACATCACTGCCAAGCTGTGCGACGTGGCACAGCAGCGGAACTGCGAGGACATGATCAAGATGTTCCAG GTCCCAGCCTCGGTGGGGCGGAAGCGGGAGCGCAAGCAGGTCAGCGATGAAGACACCTCGCTGTCGGAGAGCGATGCCTCCCGAAAAcctgaagaggaagaggaggatgagacCACGGCCATGAGTATCAATGAGGAAATGCAGAGGATGCTGAACCAGCT GAGGGAGTATGACTTTGAGGATGACTGTGACAGCCTCACCTGggaggagacagaagaaacaCTGCTCCTCTGGGAGGACTTCTCTGGATACGCCATTgcagctgcagaggcacaggggGAG CAAGACGacagcctggagaaggtgatCAAGGACACGGAGTCTCTGTTCAAGAGCCGTGAGAAGGAGTACCAGGAAACCATCGACCAAATAgag ctggagctggctACAGCCAAGAATGACATGAATCGACACCTGCACGAGTACATGGAAATGTGCAGCATGAAGCGAGGCCTGGACGTGCAGATGGAGACTTGCAGGAGGCTCATCACTCAGTCTGGGGACAG AAAATCCCCTGCCTTCACCCCAGCCTCCAACAGCGAGTCAGCCCCGAATGAGGAGAGCGAGGAGTCCGACCGCGACCCTCCCAGCGATGCTTCCATCAGATAA
- the IFFO1 gene encoding non-homologous end joining factor IFFO1 isoform X2, which produces MNPLFGPNLFLLPQEQQGLPGPELPPPAPRPAEPLGAGPELAAPPPAAPFPAPPAAMALRNDLGSNISVLKTLNLRFRCFLAKVHELERRNRQLEKQLQQALEEGGGAGGGRGRGPPRRDQAVQTGFVGPIRSLGLGLGLGLGPGLGPARALGSPGCRPGAPGQAPPSFPTASRFMPGTIWSFSQARRLGLGPETTLVQGPGVSWVHPDGVGVQIDTITPEIRALYNVLAKVKRERDEYKRRWEEEYTVRVQLQDRVTELQEEAQEAEACQEELAMKVEQLKAELVVFKGLMSNNITELDTKIQEKAMKVDMDICRRIDITAKLCDVAQQRNCEDMIKMFQSLHLSPVKVPASVGRKRERKQVSDEDTSLSESDASRKPEEEEEDETTAMSINEEMQRMLNQLREYDFEDDCDSLTWEETEETLLLWEDFSGYAIAAAEAQGEQDDSLEKVIKDTESLFKSREKEYQETIDQIELELATAKNDMNRHLHEYMEMCSMKRGLDVQMETCRRLITQSGDRKSPAFTPASNSESAPNEESEESDRDPPSDASIR; this is translated from the exons atGAACCCGCTCTTCGGCCCCAACCTCTTCCTCCTGCCGCAGGAGCAGCAGGGGCTGCCGGGCCCCGAGctgccgccgccggccccgcgtCCCGCCGAGCCCCTGGGCGCGGGGCCCGAGctggccgccccgccgcccgccgctcccttccccgcgccgcccgccgccatGGCCCTCCGCAACGACTTGGGCTCCAACATCAGCGTCCTGAAGACGCTCAACCTGCGGTTCCGCTGCTTCCTGGCCAAGGTCCATGAGCTGGAGCGGCGCAACCGgcagctggagaagcagctgcagcaggcactggaggagggcggcggcgcgggagggggccggggccgcgggcCCCCGCGCCGCGACCAGGCGGTGCAGACCGGCTTCGTGGGCCCCATCCgatccctggggctggggttggggctggggctggggccggggctggggccggcccGGGCGCTGGGATCCCCCGGCTGCCGCCCCGGCGCCCCCGGCCAGGcgcctccctccttccccaccgCCTCCCGCTTCATGCCCGGCACCATCTGGTCCTTCTCGCAAGCCCGGCGGCTGGGCCTGGGGCCGGAGACTACCCTGGTGCAGGGGCCGGGGGTCTCCTGGGTCCACCCCGACGGGGTGGGCGTGCAGATCGACACCATCACCCCGGAGATCCGGGCCCTCTACAACGTGCTGGCCAAGGTGAAGAGGGAGCGCGACGAGTACAAGCGCAG ATGGGAAGAGGAGTACACAGTGCGTGTCCAGCTTCAGGACCGGGTGACTGAACTGCAGGAG GAAGCCCAGGAGGCTGAAGCCTGTCAGGAGGAGCTGGCCATGAAGGTGGAACAGCTGAAGGCAGAGCTTGTTGTCTTCAAAGGACTGATGAGCAAT AACATCACGGAGCTGGACACCAAGATCCAGGAGAAGGCCATGAAAGTGGACATGGACATCTGCCGACGCATCGACATCACTGCCAAGCTGTGCGACGTGGCACAGCAGCGGAACTGCGAGGACATGATCAAGATGTTCCAG TCTCTGCACTTGTCTCCCGTTAAGGTCCCAGCCTCGGTGGGGCGGAAGCGGGAGCGCAAGCAGGTCAGCGATGAAGACACCTCGCTGTCGGAGAGCGATGCCTCCCGAAAAcctgaagaggaagaggaggatgagacCACGGCCATGAGTATCAATGAGGAAATGCAGAGGATGCTGAACCAGCT GAGGGAGTATGACTTTGAGGATGACTGTGACAGCCTCACCTGggaggagacagaagaaacaCTGCTCCTCTGGGAGGACTTCTCTGGATACGCCATTgcagctgcagaggcacaggggGAG CAAGACGacagcctggagaaggtgatCAAGGACACGGAGTCTCTGTTCAAGAGCCGTGAGAAGGAGTACCAGGAAACCATCGACCAAATAgag ctggagctggctACAGCCAAGAATGACATGAATCGACACCTGCACGAGTACATGGAAATGTGCAGCATGAAGCGAGGCCTGGACGTGCAGATGGAGACTTGCAGGAGGCTCATCACTCAGTCTGGGGACAG AAAATCCCCTGCCTTCACCCCAGCCTCCAACAGCGAGTCAGCCCCGAATGAGGAGAGCGAGGAGTCCGACCGCGACCCTCCCAGCGATGCTTCCATCAGATAA
- the IFFO1 gene encoding non-homologous end joining factor IFFO1 isoform X3, translating to MNPLFGPNLFLLPQEQQGLPGPELPPPAPRPAEPLGAGPELAAPPPAAPFPAPPAAMALRNDLGSNISVLKTLNLRFRCFLAKVHELERRNRQLEKQLQQALEEGGGAGGGRGRGPPRRDQAVQTGFVGPIRSLGLGLGLGLGPGLGPARALGSPGCRPGAPGQAPPSFPTASRFMPGTIWSFSQARRLGLGPETTLVQGPGVSWVHPDGVGVQIDTITPEIRALYNVLAKVKRERDEYKRRWEEEYTVRVQLQDRVTELQEEAQEAEACQEELAMKVEQLKAELVVFKGLMSNNITELDTKIQEKAMKVDMDICRRIDITAKLCDVAQQRNCEDMIKMFQVPASVGRKRERKQVSDEDTSLSESDASRKPEEEEEDETTAMSINEEMQRMLNQLREYDFEDDCDSLTWEETEETLLLWEDFSGYAIAAAEAQGEQQDDSLEKVIKDTESLFKSREKEYQETIDQIELELATAKNDMNRHLHEYMEMCSMKRGLDVQMETCRRLITQSGDRKSPAFTPASNSESAPNEESEESDRDPPSDASIR from the exons atGAACCCGCTCTTCGGCCCCAACCTCTTCCTCCTGCCGCAGGAGCAGCAGGGGCTGCCGGGCCCCGAGctgccgccgccggccccgcgtCCCGCCGAGCCCCTGGGCGCGGGGCCCGAGctggccgccccgccgcccgccgctcccttccccgcgccgcccgccgccatGGCCCTCCGCAACGACTTGGGCTCCAACATCAGCGTCCTGAAGACGCTCAACCTGCGGTTCCGCTGCTTCCTGGCCAAGGTCCATGAGCTGGAGCGGCGCAACCGgcagctggagaagcagctgcagcaggcactggaggagggcggcggcgcgggagggggccggggccgcgggcCCCCGCGCCGCGACCAGGCGGTGCAGACCGGCTTCGTGGGCCCCATCCgatccctggggctggggttggggctggggctggggccggggctggggccggcccGGGCGCTGGGATCCCCCGGCTGCCGCCCCGGCGCCCCCGGCCAGGcgcctccctccttccccaccgCCTCCCGCTTCATGCCCGGCACCATCTGGTCCTTCTCGCAAGCCCGGCGGCTGGGCCTGGGGCCGGAGACTACCCTGGTGCAGGGGCCGGGGGTCTCCTGGGTCCACCCCGACGGGGTGGGCGTGCAGATCGACACCATCACCCCGGAGATCCGGGCCCTCTACAACGTGCTGGCCAAGGTGAAGAGGGAGCGCGACGAGTACAAGCGCAG ATGGGAAGAGGAGTACACAGTGCGTGTCCAGCTTCAGGACCGGGTGACTGAACTGCAGGAG GAAGCCCAGGAGGCTGAAGCCTGTCAGGAGGAGCTGGCCATGAAGGTGGAACAGCTGAAGGCAGAGCTTGTTGTCTTCAAAGGACTGATGAGCAAT AACATCACGGAGCTGGACACCAAGATCCAGGAGAAGGCCATGAAAGTGGACATGGACATCTGCCGACGCATCGACATCACTGCCAAGCTGTGCGACGTGGCACAGCAGCGGAACTGCGAGGACATGATCAAGATGTTCCAG GTCCCAGCCTCGGTGGGGCGGAAGCGGGAGCGCAAGCAGGTCAGCGATGAAGACACCTCGCTGTCGGAGAGCGATGCCTCCCGAAAAcctgaagaggaagaggaggatgagacCACGGCCATGAGTATCAATGAGGAAATGCAGAGGATGCTGAACCAGCT GAGGGAGTATGACTTTGAGGATGACTGTGACAGCCTCACCTGggaggagacagaagaaacaCTGCTCCTCTGGGAGGACTTCTCTGGATACGCCATTgcagctgcagaggcacaggggGAG CAGCAAGACGacagcctggagaaggtgatCAAGGACACGGAGTCTCTGTTCAAGAGCCGTGAGAAGGAGTACCAGGAAACCATCGACCAAATAgag ctggagctggctACAGCCAAGAATGACATGAATCGACACCTGCACGAGTACATGGAAATGTGCAGCATGAAGCGAGGCCTGGACGTGCAGATGGAGACTTGCAGGAGGCTCATCACTCAGTCTGGGGACAG AAAATCCCCTGCCTTCACCCCAGCCTCCAACAGCGAGTCAGCCCCGAATGAGGAGAGCGAGGAGTCCGACCGCGACCCTCCCAGCGATGCTTCCATCAGATAA
- the IFFO1 gene encoding non-homologous end joining factor IFFO1 isoform X1 — protein MNPLFGPNLFLLPQEQQGLPGPELPPPAPRPAEPLGAGPELAAPPPAAPFPAPPAAMALRNDLGSNISVLKTLNLRFRCFLAKVHELERRNRQLEKQLQQALEEGGGAGGGRGRGPPRRDQAVQTGFVGPIRSLGLGLGLGLGPGLGPARALGSPGCRPGAPGQAPPSFPTASRFMPGTIWSFSQARRLGLGPETTLVQGPGVSWVHPDGVGVQIDTITPEIRALYNVLAKVKRERDEYKRRWEEEYTVRVQLQDRVTELQEEAQEAEACQEELAMKVEQLKAELVVFKGLMSNNITELDTKIQEKAMKVDMDICRRIDITAKLCDVAQQRNCEDMIKMFQSLHLSPVKVPASVGRKRERKQVSDEDTSLSESDASRKPEEEEEDETTAMSINEEMQRMLNQLREYDFEDDCDSLTWEETEETLLLWEDFSGYAIAAAEAQGEQQDDSLEKVIKDTESLFKSREKEYQETIDQIELELATAKNDMNRHLHEYMEMCSMKRGLDVQMETCRRLITQSGDRKSPAFTPASNSESAPNEESEESDRDPPSDASIR, from the exons atGAACCCGCTCTTCGGCCCCAACCTCTTCCTCCTGCCGCAGGAGCAGCAGGGGCTGCCGGGCCCCGAGctgccgccgccggccccgcgtCCCGCCGAGCCCCTGGGCGCGGGGCCCGAGctggccgccccgccgcccgccgctcccttccccgcgccgcccgccgccatGGCCCTCCGCAACGACTTGGGCTCCAACATCAGCGTCCTGAAGACGCTCAACCTGCGGTTCCGCTGCTTCCTGGCCAAGGTCCATGAGCTGGAGCGGCGCAACCGgcagctggagaagcagctgcagcaggcactggaggagggcggcggcgcgggagggggccggggccgcgggcCCCCGCGCCGCGACCAGGCGGTGCAGACCGGCTTCGTGGGCCCCATCCgatccctggggctggggttggggctggggctggggccggggctggggccggcccGGGCGCTGGGATCCCCCGGCTGCCGCCCCGGCGCCCCCGGCCAGGcgcctccctccttccccaccgCCTCCCGCTTCATGCCCGGCACCATCTGGTCCTTCTCGCAAGCCCGGCGGCTGGGCCTGGGGCCGGAGACTACCCTGGTGCAGGGGCCGGGGGTCTCCTGGGTCCACCCCGACGGGGTGGGCGTGCAGATCGACACCATCACCCCGGAGATCCGGGCCCTCTACAACGTGCTGGCCAAGGTGAAGAGGGAGCGCGACGAGTACAAGCGCAG ATGGGAAGAGGAGTACACAGTGCGTGTCCAGCTTCAGGACCGGGTGACTGAACTGCAGGAG GAAGCCCAGGAGGCTGAAGCCTGTCAGGAGGAGCTGGCCATGAAGGTGGAACAGCTGAAGGCAGAGCTTGTTGTCTTCAAAGGACTGATGAGCAAT AACATCACGGAGCTGGACACCAAGATCCAGGAGAAGGCCATGAAAGTGGACATGGACATCTGCCGACGCATCGACATCACTGCCAAGCTGTGCGACGTGGCACAGCAGCGGAACTGCGAGGACATGATCAAGATGTTCCAG TCTCTGCACTTGTCTCCCGTTAAGGTCCCAGCCTCGGTGGGGCGGAAGCGGGAGCGCAAGCAGGTCAGCGATGAAGACACCTCGCTGTCGGAGAGCGATGCCTCCCGAAAAcctgaagaggaagaggaggatgagacCACGGCCATGAGTATCAATGAGGAAATGCAGAGGATGCTGAACCAGCT GAGGGAGTATGACTTTGAGGATGACTGTGACAGCCTCACCTGggaggagacagaagaaacaCTGCTCCTCTGGGAGGACTTCTCTGGATACGCCATTgcagctgcagaggcacaggggGAG CAGCAAGACGacagcctggagaaggtgatCAAGGACACGGAGTCTCTGTTCAAGAGCCGTGAGAAGGAGTACCAGGAAACCATCGACCAAATAgag ctggagctggctACAGCCAAGAATGACATGAATCGACACCTGCACGAGTACATGGAAATGTGCAGCATGAAGCGAGGCCTGGACGTGCAGATGGAGACTTGCAGGAGGCTCATCACTCAGTCTGGGGACAG AAAATCCCCTGCCTTCACCCCAGCCTCCAACAGCGAGTCAGCCCCGAATGAGGAGAGCGAGGAGTCCGACCGCGACCCTCCCAGCGATGCTTCCATCAGATAA